In the genome of Cryptomeria japonica chromosome 8, Sugi_1.0, whole genome shotgun sequence, one region contains:
- the LOC131045139 gene encoding receptor-like protein 7, giving the protein MEAMFSCGRVALAIITILCCFTSPAIACPLPERNLLLDFKAAVVDEDNTLFSWHGFNCCTWRGVICNLRTGHVSRLDLSAYYLEGNISSSLFQLARLEHLDLSHNLFKGKFSPPHNRKLKSLTFLDLSFAGYVNESSPGLVREFYVSLESLSNLVSLEYLSLAEVNISASKEWGEAVGSLLNLQKLRMSYCGLRGQIPNSLLNLTSLLHLDLSANYLSAHIPAWFENVTGRLLSLDLSWNENLGGDISFTGQRKSSLSLTTIVLSGTAIKGRIPSAIWNISCLEHLRLSDTRIEGEIPASIGNLLSLQSLDLSYTRIEGGIPSAIGNVSSLKSLYLSDISIEGEFPVSILNLSKLVELDLSYNMLTGVIPPSLHSLSSLVSLYLNGNELNGTIPSTISNLVNLRSLWLGSNRLSGLISLSVFDNLTSLESLYLSYNQLTVNIDSTWIPQFKLSALELGSCNLDRIPSFLVTQYDLRDLDLSANSIQTNIPSWIWNLPSLYSLNLSCNQLTGSLPSRLTLPMYFGYLDLHNNSLEGSLPLPPAGAYLLDLSMNQFNGSIPSHIGAYLENARFLSSSRNNLSGAIPDSICTPYLQVLDLSKNTLSSVIHPHLTRNCSSLSVLDLAENHLEGKLPAEWGNITNMHTLKLNGNHLRGVIPSSISEGRSLQVLDLGNNDLEGTLPHWIGKLSQLHVLVLRSNHFHGSIPRQVIGLPNLQILNLSGNHLSGAIPSNLTNLLAMVNASQNNSNHLEEYSSSGATYTNQIKISWKGWDVEFVKVLFILKCIDLSNNSLSGSIPFKMGSLQGLIALNLSRNHLSGRIPKTLGHMEQLESLDLSLNRLNGNIPLELEFLSYLEFLNLSYNMLDGKVPHGGQFLTFGESSYLGNLNLSGIPFTNISVCNNSSGYGNCTSIERIGEAKNSDGEMIGWAVGLGLSYGLGFSVVIGVLTLNKRVRKRAFDFYDVVILAIDGCIRG; this is encoded by the coding sequence ATGGAAGCTATGTTTTCATGTGGCAGAGTTGCACTTGCAATCATAACAATATTATGCTGCTTCACTTCCCCTGCAATTGCATGCCCCCTCCCTGAAAGAAATCTTCTCCTCGATTTCAAGGCAGCAGTTGTAGATGAGGATAACACTCTCTTTTCCTGGCACGGATTCAATTGCTGCACGTGGAGAGGAGTCATTTGTAATCTCCGCACAGGTCATGTTTCTCGCCTGGATTTGAGTGCATACTATTTGGAGGGTAACATCAGTTCATCGCTGTTCCAACTTGCACGGTTGGAGCACCTCGATCTCAGTCACAACCTCTTCAAGGGTAAATTCAGTCCTCCCCATAATCGAAAGTTGAAGAGTCTCACTTTTCTTGACTTGTCATTTGCTGGTTATGTAAATGAATCCTCTCCGGGTCTTGTAAGGGAATTTTATGTGAGTTTGGAAAGCTTATCAAATCTGGTGAGCTTGGAATACCTCTCTCTTGCTGAAGTGAACATCTCTGCAAGCAAAGAGTGGGGTGAAGCTGTTGGCAGTCTACTCAACCTTCAAAAACTCCGCATGTCTTACTGTGGGCTTCGAGGACAAATTCCCAATTCCCTTCTCAACCTCACCTCTCTCCTTCATCTCGATCTATCAGCGAACTATTTGTCAGCACATATACCAGCTTGGTTTGAAAATGTGACTGGGCGCTTGCTCTCTCTTGATCTCTCTTGGAATGAGAATCTTGGAGGAGACATTTCTTTCACTGGACAACGAAAGTCTTCTTTGTCACTAACCACGATTGTTCTTTCAGGGACAGCCATCAAGGGCCGAATTCCATCTGCTATATGGAATATCTCATGCTTGGAGCATCTTCGTCTTTCAGATACCAgaattgaaggtgagattccagCTTCTATAGGGAATTTGTTGTCcttgcaaagtcttgatctatcATATACCAGAATTGAAGGTGGCATTCCATCTGCTATAGGGAATGTGTCGTCCTTGAAGAGTCTTTATCTGTCTGATATCTCTATTGAAGGTGAGTTTCCTGTCTCCATACTCAATCTCTCTAAACTTGTTGAATTGGACCTGTCCTACAACATGTTAACTGGGGTAATCCCACCTTCATTGCACTCGCTTTCTTCCCTTGTTAGTCTTTACCTTAATGGCAACGAATTGAATGGTACGATTCCATCTACAATTTCAAATCTTGTTAACTTAAGAAGCCTTTGGCTCGGCTCCAATAGGTTAAGCGGCCTCATTTCCCTTTCCGTATTCGATAATCTCACTAGTCTTGAAAGCCTGTATCTTTCTTACAATCAGTTGACTGTAAACATTGATTCGACATGGATTCCGCAGTTTAAGCTTTCCGCTTTGGAATTAGGCTCTTGCAATTTAGATAGAATTCCATCGTTTCTTGTGACCCAATATGACTTGAGGGATCTGGACCTATCTGCTAACAGTATCCAAACAAATATTCCATCTTGGATATGGAACTTACCCAGCCTTTATAGTTTGAACCTTAGCTGTAATCAATTAACTGGGTCATTGCCATCTAGACTAACCTTACCCATGTATTTTGGCTATCTAGATTTGCACAATAATAGCTTGGAAggttctcttcctcttcctcctgctGGTGCTTATCTTCTAGATCTGTCGATGAATCAGTTTAATGGTTCTATTCCTAGTCACATCGGTGCGTATCTTGAAAATGCAAGGTTCTTATCCTCGTCGCGGAATAACCTCAGCGGAGCGATTCCAGATTCTATTTGCACTCCATATTTGCAGGTTCTTGACCTTTCAAAAAATACGCTGAGCAGTGTCATTCATCCTCATTTAACCAGGAATTGTTCTTCTCTTAGTGTTCTAGATTTGGCAGAAAATCATCTGGAAGGTAAATTGCCAGCAGAGTGGGGCAACATTACAAACATGCATACATTGAAGCTCAATGGTAATCATTTGAGAGGAGTTATTCCCTCATCCATTTCAGAAGGCCGATCTCTCCAAGTATTGGATTTGGGAAATAATGATTTGGAAGGCACCCTTCCCCACTGGATTGGAAAGCTATCACAGCTGCATGTGTTGGTCTTAAGGTCTAATCATTTTCATGGCAGTATCCCACGCCAGGTAATTGGCCTTCCGAATCTTCAAATTCTGAATCTTTCTGGCAACCACCTTTCAGGAGCTATTCCAAGCAACCTTACAAACCTGCTTGCAATGGTCAATGCATCGCAGAATAATTCAAACCATCTCGAAGAATACAGTTCAAGTGGTGCTACCTATACAAATCAGATCAAAATTTCCTGGAAAGGCTGGGATGTTGAATTTGTGAAAgttctctttattcttaaatgtatTGATCTTTCAAACAACAGTTTATCAGGGAGCATTCCTTTTAAAATGGGATCTCTTCAAGGCTTGATAGCCCTTAACCTTTCAAGGAATCATCTCAGTGGCCGAATCCCAAAAACATTGGGACACATGGAACAACTAGAGTCTCTGGACCTCTCGCTAAACAGGTTGAATGGCAACATTCCCTTAGAACTTGAGTTCCTGAGTTATTTGGAGTTCTTGAATCTATCTTACAACATGCTTGATGGAAAAGTACCCCATGGAGGACAGTTCCTAACTTTTGGGGAGTCGTCCTACTTAGGCAATCTTAATCTAAGTGGGATTCCATTTACCAATATAAGCGTCTGCAACAACTCTTCTGGCTATGGCAACTGCACAAGTATTGAGAGAATTGGTGAAGCAAAGAATTCAGATGGTGAAATGATAGGATGGGCAGTCGGACTTGGATTGAGTTATGGTTTGGGATTCTCTGTTGTGATTGGAGTATTGACTTTAAATAAGAGGGTGAGAAAGAGAGCCTTCGATTTTTATGATGTTGTAATTTTAGCTATTGATGGGTGTATAAGAGGTTAA